Proteins from a single region of Melanotaenia boesemani isolate fMelBoe1 chromosome 3, fMelBoe1.pri, whole genome shotgun sequence:
- the mfap2 gene encoding microfibrillar-associated protein 2: MRVLLLICMPVLLLAQDQYPEQFPFLEDYGVDYFPEGTDPNAGTYQQQVQLDPVVRPAKPDFETEPTEPGPLDCREEQYPCTRLYSVHKPCKQCLNSLCFYSLRRVYVINKEICMRTVCAHEELLRADLCRDQFARCGVFALGGQCASVAGSCGKSCGGC, encoded by the exons TTCTGCTGCTTGCCCAGGACCAGTATCCGGAGCAATTTCCCTTCCTGG AGGACTATGGAGTGGATTATTTTCCAG AGGGTACAGATCCTAATGCTGGAACATACCAGCAGCAGGTTCAACTTGACcctgtagtccgtccagcaaaACCAG ATTTTGAGACGGAGCCCACGGAGCCTGGCCCCCTCG ACTGCAGAGAGGAGCAGTACCCATGCACCAGGCTCTATTCAGTCCACAAGCCATGTAAACAATGTCTCAACAGCCTCTGTTTCTACAG TTTGAGACGGGTGTACGTTATCAACAAGGAGATCTGTATGCGGACTGTGTGTGCACATGAAGAGCTTCTCCGAG CGGATCTGTGTCGGGATCAGTTCGCCCGCTGTGGTGTGTTTGCGCTGGGCGGCCAGTGTGCATCAGTAGCAGGAAGCTGCGGAAAGAGCTGCGGTGGCTGCTGA